A window of Myxococcales bacterium contains these coding sequences:
- a CDS encoding DUF4173 domain-containing protein has product MNAPPSSPRYAPFPPGSPFATTVSAKGAAEGADTMREPRPLEPSLLGSASAPRGVGVAPDAVVWQRTAYRGEIPAPRAPRPTAPARPRELLALVAFVVGADLLLYTFGGLGLSQAAFFGLAGALVVASARERRISPRIAVVLGLLALVAGHLAWSGGGLGSVLAAALVGALAVLVRMRHATVADAVASMAASVWAMPGRVASVARGGMRLSAPSREGAARAPFAWSTVVLPVAAFLVFASVFVFANPVLEAWAVRALGSISLPSPVRPLFWLVAAACGAVTLRPALRRAWQSTLGRRSHAAVDDTSLVSDNALGLARNTLVAVNAIFLLENAVDALSLWVGRPPAGLGYTEYAHRGTAWLTFALVLSTALLGAIFRGAFHFDPRGKTVRTLAYVWAAQNVMLALGTFRRIQLYIDLSGLTSLRILGILGTTLVATGFGLVVVMIRKKRTIGWLLHRKLDALVVASVLYVVAPTELLSTEWNQRRLFDGQYAPLLNVVANSRADENVPALVKLLAHPDPIVQKGTAALLASRPTPDTATLAGVMATRALEAHKHELETLSPPSDRSDDLAALWKLAGVANEDEASFDYRGRGGVRSGSF; this is encoded by the coding sequence ATGAACGCTCCTCCCTCGTCTCCCAGGTACGCGCCGTTTCCTCCGGGCTCGCCCTTCGCCACCACGGTCTCGGCCAAGGGTGCGGCCGAGGGCGCCGATACGATGCGTGAGCCCCGTCCTCTCGAGCCGTCTCTGCTCGGCTCGGCGAGCGCTCCTCGCGGGGTGGGGGTCGCTCCCGATGCCGTCGTGTGGCAGCGCACGGCCTACCGCGGTGAGATCCCTGCGCCGCGTGCGCCTCGCCCTACGGCCCCCGCGCGGCCTCGTGAGCTCCTGGCGCTCGTCGCCTTCGTCGTGGGGGCCGACCTGCTGCTCTACACGTTCGGAGGTCTGGGCCTCTCGCAGGCCGCGTTCTTCGGGCTCGCGGGCGCGCTCGTGGTCGCGTCGGCTCGCGAGCGCCGAATCTCGCCGCGGATCGCCGTGGTGCTCGGTCTCTTGGCCCTGGTCGCAGGGCACCTCGCGTGGTCGGGCGGGGGTCTTGGCTCGGTGCTCGCCGCCGCGCTCGTCGGTGCGCTCGCCGTGCTCGTGCGCATGAGGCACGCGACCGTCGCCGATGCGGTGGCGTCCATGGCGGCTTCGGTGTGGGCCATGCCGGGGCGGGTCGCCTCCGTCGCGCGGGGAGGGATGCGCCTCTCCGCTCCGTCACGTGAAGGGGCGGCCCGCGCGCCCTTCGCCTGGAGCACTGTCGTCTTGCCGGTCGCCGCGTTCCTCGTCTTTGCGTCCGTCTTCGTATTTGCCAATCCGGTGCTCGAGGCGTGGGCCGTCCGCGCGCTCGGCAGCATCTCGCTCCCCTCGCCGGTGCGTCCGCTCTTCTGGCTCGTGGCGGCGGCGTGCGGGGCCGTCACGCTCCGGCCGGCGCTCCGCAGGGCGTGGCAGTCGACGCTCGGGCGAAGGTCGCATGCGGCGGTCGACGACACGAGCCTCGTGAGCGACAACGCCCTGGGCCTCGCGCGGAACACCCTCGTGGCCGTCAATGCCATCTTCTTACTCGAGAACGCCGTCGATGCCCTCTCCTTGTGGGTGGGTCGGCCGCCGGCGGGGCTCGGGTATACCGAGTACGCCCACCGTGGGACGGCGTGGCTCACGTTCGCGCTCGTCCTCTCGACCGCGCTGCTCGGGGCCATCTTCCGCGGCGCGTTCCACTTCGATCCGCGGGGCAAGACGGTGCGCACCCTCGCTTACGTGTGGGCCGCCCAGAACGTGATGTTGGCGCTCGGGACGTTCCGCCGTATCCAGCTCTACATCGACCTCTCCGGGCTCACCTCGCTGCGCATCTTGGGAATCTTGGGGACGACCCTGGTGGCGACGGGCTTTGGCCTCGTGGTCGTCATGATTCGGAAAAAGCGCACCATCGGGTGGCTTTTGCACCGAAAGCTCGACGCGCTCGTGGTGGCTTCGGTCCTCTACGTGGTCGCCCCGACGGAGCTCCTCTCGACCGAGTGGAACCAGCGCCGCCTCTTCGATGGGCAGTACGCGCCCCTGCTCAACGTGGTCGCCAATAGCCGCGCCGACGAGAACGTACCGGCCCTGGTGAAGCTCCTCGCCCACCCCGACCCGATCGTGCAAAAAGGGACCGCCGCGCTCCTCGCCTCGCGCCCCACACCCGACACGGCCACGCTCGCCGGCGTCATGGCGACGCGCGCGCTCGAGGCGCACAAACACGAGCTCGAGACCCTCTCCCCGCCGAGCGACCGCTCCGACGACCTCGCCGCGCTCTGGAAGCTCGCGGGCGTCGCGAACGAAGACGAAGCGAGCTTCGACTACCGAGGCCGAGGAGGCGTGCGATCGGGGAGCTTTTGA
- a CDS encoding WYL domain-containing transcriptional regulator, protein MGRRTGTETAIALLTCFTERPTWKQADLARRLVLTPGAVRRRLVELQEAGIPLEREDDPPHVYWSVPKKGFLPGTVRLEPSDAHDLVRLLARLPRSAMRARLMQRVLDGYVGLRPAPKDSVVVPLDVGLADETWLALVEDAAARGEVLEMRYLSASRGVMETRQVSPQRVVVDAHTRFMAVCHKSGTLKWFRVDRITNAKLLGPTGARAADPAQVDAAIATSVNGFRTGEDATDVAFFVRDPEARWVIGNLPSPLVAEATVGGIRVTGRTAAVVQVARFVVGLGGAASCESHELRAVVRDLAEGALAAALGGTERVSSRTNRSVAQVTK, encoded by the coding sequence GTGGGCAGGAGAACGGGGACGGAGACGGCGATCGCGCTCTTGACGTGTTTCACGGAGCGGCCCACGTGGAAGCAGGCCGACCTCGCGCGGCGGCTCGTGCTCACGCCAGGCGCGGTGCGGAGGCGGCTCGTGGAGCTGCAAGAGGCGGGCATTCCTCTCGAGCGCGAGGACGATCCGCCGCACGTGTACTGGAGCGTGCCGAAGAAGGGCTTTTTGCCGGGTACGGTGAGGCTCGAGCCGAGCGACGCCCACGACCTCGTGAGGCTCCTCGCGCGCCTCCCGCGGAGCGCCATGCGCGCGCGACTCATGCAGCGTGTGCTCGACGGTTATGTCGGTCTGCGCCCCGCCCCGAAAGACAGCGTGGTGGTGCCGCTCGACGTGGGCCTCGCCGACGAGACGTGGCTCGCCTTGGTGGAAGATGCGGCGGCGCGCGGGGAGGTGCTCGAGATGCGGTACCTCTCGGCGAGCCGCGGGGTGATGGAGACGCGGCAGGTCTCTCCGCAGCGCGTGGTGGTCGACGCGCACACGAGGTTCATGGCTGTGTGCCACAAGAGCGGCACGCTCAAGTGGTTCCGCGTCGATCGCATCACGAACGCGAAGCTCCTCGGGCCGACCGGGGCGCGCGCGGCCGATCCGGCCCAGGTAGACGCGGCCATCGCCACGAGCGTGAACGGCTTTCGCACCGGAGAGGACGCGACCGACGTGGCCTTCTTCGTACGTGATCCCGAGGCCCGCTGGGTGATTGGCAATTTGCCGAGCCCGCTCGTGGCCGAGGCCACCGTGGGAGGCATTCGTGTGACGGGCCGCACGGCCGCGGTGGTGCAGGTCGCGCGCTTCGTGGTGGGGCTCGGCGGCGCGGCGAGCTGCGAGTCTCACGAGCTCCGCGCGGTGGTGCGCGATCTGGCCGAGGGAGCGCTCGCGGCGGCTCTGGGAGGCACTGAACGTGTGTCGAGCCGCACGAATAGGAGCGTCGCGCAGGTTACGAAGTGA
- a CDS encoding polysaccharide deacetylase family protein has translation MNFPRQGAEARSNSCACGPTKRTPALRAALTIDLHDTDRPEDIFACVTWLEARGLRATFFVPTRMLEEARFTRAIDAIDGGPHELGTHAHRRDLTEVCALGAPRPTPSQLDFLDRGVALYEARFRRSPRAFRSPAWCYVSDAAASRLSRLGYTVDSSATPQRAGILSSQPFRSPWLFTPRSPHPRTPTLFEVPTSCLLFPLSRTALYLLRTWGILAFMELFVREAELFPERPVVLQLHPNDLSPNAPDEPIHFAWTDVLPLPQRGFHARYWLMDTDRERAVARAARVLEELTSRGFVWHTLSEIRGLCLDGSRAT, from the coding sequence ATGAACTTTCCTCGGCAGGGCGCTGAGGCTCGGAGCAACTCTTGCGCATGCGGGCCCACGAAACGCACACCGGCGCTCCGGGCGGCGCTCACGATCGACCTGCACGACACGGACCGCCCCGAGGACATCTTTGCGTGCGTCACCTGGCTCGAGGCGCGCGGGCTGCGCGCGACGTTCTTCGTGCCGACGCGCATGCTCGAGGAGGCGCGCTTCACTCGGGCGATCGACGCGATCGACGGTGGCCCTCACGAGCTCGGCACGCACGCGCACCGTCGCGATCTGACCGAGGTCTGTGCCCTCGGCGCGCCGCGCCCTACGCCCTCGCAGCTCGACTTCCTCGACCGTGGCGTCGCCCTCTACGAAGCCAGGTTCCGGCGCTCTCCCCGCGCGTTCCGATCGCCGGCGTGGTGCTACGTGAGCGACGCCGCGGCCAGCCGCCTCTCGCGCCTCGGGTACACGGTCGACTCGAGCGCCACGCCCCAACGCGCCGGCATCCTGAGCTCGCAGCCCTTCCGAAGCCCGTGGCTCTTCACGCCACGCTCCCCGCACCCGAGGACGCCAACCCTCTTCGAAGTGCCTACGTCGTGCCTCCTCTTCCCGCTGAGCCGAACGGCGCTCTACCTCCTGCGCACGTGGGGGATCTTGGCTTTCATGGAGCTCTTCGTACGCGAGGCCGAGCTGTTCCCCGAGCGACCCGTCGTGCTCCAGCTCCACCCGAACGACCTCTCCCCGAACGCGCCGGACGAGCCCATCCACTTCGCGTGGACGGACGTGCTCCCCCTGCCCCAGCGCGGCTTTCACGCGCGCTACTGGCTCATGGACACCGATCGCGAGCGCGCCGTCGCGAGGGCCGCGCGGGTGCTCGAGGAGCTCACGTCCCGCGGGTTCGTGTGGCACACGCTCTCGGAGATCCGCGGGCTCTGCCTCGACGGGTCGCGGGCCACGTAG
- the csx17 gene encoding type I-U CRISPR-associated protein Csx17 codes for MTQKYVHALHGCAPTPLAHYLKALGVLRLVAEQADPEVRGAWVDDGFRLVTKLTREELITFFAEKYEPTPLLSPWNGGSGFYPGDNQDGFGRLKNAQAPRFQKYREAIAQAQQTVGDRKEKPGGDEKAALLRACVSSWDGPAYGWLRSSFTIGGDGTPSFPALLGTGGNDGRLDFTNNYMQRLVGLIDPETGVVGSDDIGLLALSLFRDTVPGLADNAIGQFYPGAAGGANASAGFDGNALINPWDFVLMLEGSLVLRVASLRRLDTAELTNAAAPFALRCQGVGYGSASPADASARGEQWMPLWSGAATLGEIERLFEEGRLHGGKRPVRGTIDAARSVAKLGVSRGVKQFVRYGYFERNGLSNLAIPIGRITVAHDRHVALLDEIDGFARILERAAGQKTAPASLERAQRKLEAAMLQAAIPNASGTTWEALLGVLGEVEDLYLASPRSSASSNVEPIPLLSASWLERLPDETEVRLAIAIASQTSEKLGPIRTNVVPYEGERYPKFRKSADALVSDPQVVWSGGDLISNLVAIANRRAIDGTRERSAGFPLEGRRFATLADIGDFLRGATDDARIARLLRGLLSISWSEAKLPERTSFGEPSALHALVRLAFLPGKLEPSKVASRREDRHLPPLRPVLDGTILRLLEAGRANDAVDRILTRLVASGARPILRTVAASPTLARRLAAAVAIPVSPADQVRLLRAVCKPFSDSKKDEAQS; via the coding sequence ATGACCCAGAAGTACGTTCACGCCCTCCACGGCTGCGCCCCGACGCCGCTCGCCCACTACCTCAAGGCTCTCGGAGTACTTCGGCTGGTGGCCGAACAGGCGGACCCCGAGGTACGCGGAGCTTGGGTAGACGATGGCTTCCGGCTCGTGACGAAGCTCACGAGGGAGGAGCTCATCACGTTCTTCGCGGAGAAGTACGAACCGACCCCCTTGCTGAGCCCATGGAACGGCGGCAGCGGCTTCTACCCCGGGGATAACCAAGACGGATTCGGGCGCCTCAAGAACGCTCAGGCTCCGCGATTTCAGAAGTACCGCGAAGCGATCGCGCAAGCCCAGCAAACAGTGGGAGACCGGAAAGAGAAGCCGGGCGGGGACGAGAAGGCAGCGCTCCTGCGCGCGTGTGTCTCCTCGTGGGATGGCCCGGCCTACGGCTGGTTGCGTTCGTCGTTCACCATCGGTGGGGATGGGACGCCGAGCTTCCCGGCCCTGCTCGGCACGGGCGGGAACGACGGTCGCCTCGACTTCACCAACAACTACATGCAGAGGCTCGTCGGTCTCATCGACCCCGAAACCGGCGTAGTCGGTAGCGACGACATCGGGTTGCTCGCCCTTTCGCTCTTCCGCGATACGGTGCCCGGCCTGGCGGACAACGCCATCGGCCAGTTCTATCCGGGAGCCGCTGGCGGCGCGAACGCGAGCGCGGGATTCGACGGCAACGCGCTCATCAACCCGTGGGACTTCGTGCTCATGCTCGAAGGCTCTCTTGTGCTGAGGGTTGCCTCCCTGCGACGGCTCGACACGGCCGAGCTCACGAACGCCGCGGCACCGTTTGCGTTGCGCTGCCAAGGCGTAGGCTACGGAAGCGCATCGCCTGCGGATGCGTCCGCGCGGGGAGAGCAGTGGATGCCACTCTGGTCAGGGGCGGCCACGCTCGGCGAGATCGAGAGGCTGTTCGAAGAGGGACGGCTCCACGGCGGGAAGCGCCCCGTTCGAGGGACGATCGACGCTGCCCGTTCGGTGGCCAAGCTGGGCGTCTCACGGGGTGTGAAGCAGTTCGTTCGCTATGGATATTTCGAACGGAACGGCCTTTCGAACCTCGCGATCCCTATCGGACGGATCACGGTCGCACACGACAGACACGTCGCCTTGCTCGATGAGATCGACGGGTTTGCGCGCATCCTGGAGCGCGCGGCGGGGCAGAAGACGGCGCCTGCCTCTTTGGAGCGAGCGCAGCGCAAGCTCGAGGCAGCCATGCTTCAAGCCGCGATCCCCAACGCCAGTGGCACGACCTGGGAGGCCTTGCTTGGTGTGCTGGGAGAGGTCGAGGACTTGTACCTTGCTTCTCCTCGCTCGAGCGCGAGCAGCAACGTCGAGCCCATCCCCCTGCTCAGCGCGTCCTGGCTCGAACGGCTCCCCGACGAGACGGAGGTCCGGCTCGCGATCGCGATCGCGTCGCAGACCAGCGAAAAGCTCGGTCCTATCCGGACGAATGTGGTGCCCTACGAGGGAGAGCGGTACCCCAAGTTTCGAAAGAGCGCCGATGCGCTGGTTTCGGACCCTCAGGTGGTGTGGTCGGGGGGCGACCTCATCAGCAACCTGGTCGCCATCGCGAATCGACGGGCCATCGATGGGACCCGGGAGCGCAGCGCGGGCTTTCCCCTCGAGGGACGACGGTTCGCCACGCTCGCCGACATCGGCGACTTCTTGCGCGGGGCAACCGACGACGCGCGCATCGCGAGGCTTCTGCGCGGTCTCCTGTCGATTTCGTGGAGTGAAGCGAAGCTCCCGGAACGGACGAGCTTCGGCGAACCGAGCGCATTGCACGCGCTGGTCCGCCTCGCCTTTCTTCCCGGCAAGCTCGAACCGAGCAAGGTCGCGTCGCGACGAGAGGATCGCCACCTGCCTCCGCTCCGTCCCGTTCTCGACGGAACGATTCTGCGATTGCTCGAGGCCGGCCGCGCCAACGACGCAGTCGATCGCATTCTCACGCGACTCGTCGCGAGTGGAGCTCGGCCGATCCTTCGAACCGTCGCCGCTTCCCCCACTCTTGCGCGAAGGCTCGCTGCAGCCGTCGCCATCCCCGTGTCCCCGGCCGATCAGGTTCGCCTGCTCCGCGCCGTATGCAAACCGTTCTCCGATTCCAAGAAAGACGAGGCCCAGTCATGA
- the cas7u gene encoding type I-U CRISPR-associated protein Cas7, with translation MSVNVDKLLKDTTTTRVLFEVELKPVQGTRFQPTGFPDLGAAVFQTAQGSRLLVESAQSMANRLETVCWDTGEQKLASELEGLSYVRVEQKGAYLTSSITEAHRLNSPYILESKDKSFFDKLQKETKELENGAISRPRLASILFRYDANALIHGVFLAKKDLVGGRLRLERALSAFIEAEDVSVAASGGVKNDHVNPSGEAKEGFGNVPFQRDEYTAKRIVAYFNLDIEEIRGFGLGDDASRLLVLLALYKIRKLLDGRLRLRTACDLEPVAPNAITAQRPGGFELPSLTALKEALPGAIKACAPLFAEKNGITTVEFKA, from the coding sequence ATGAGCGTGAATGTCGACAAGCTCCTCAAGGACACCACCACCACCCGCGTCCTCTTCGAGGTCGAGCTGAAGCCCGTACAAGGCACGCGCTTTCAACCGACAGGCTTCCCAGACCTTGGCGCCGCCGTTTTTCAGACGGCCCAAGGGTCTCGGTTGCTCGTCGAGAGCGCACAGAGCATGGCCAACCGCTTGGAGACCGTCTGCTGGGACACCGGAGAGCAGAAGCTGGCAAGCGAGCTCGAGGGGCTCTCGTACGTGAGGGTCGAGCAGAAGGGGGCCTACCTGACGAGCTCCATCACCGAGGCGCATCGACTCAACTCGCCCTACATCCTCGAGAGCAAGGACAAGAGCTTCTTCGACAAGCTCCAGAAGGAGACGAAGGAGCTCGAGAACGGAGCGATCTCTCGGCCCCGGCTCGCGAGCATCCTCTTTCGGTATGACGCCAACGCGCTCATCCACGGGGTCTTCCTTGCCAAGAAGGACCTGGTCGGAGGCCGACTCCGGCTCGAGCGCGCGTTGTCGGCTTTCATCGAGGCCGAAGATGTGAGCGTCGCCGCATCGGGCGGCGTGAAGAACGACCACGTCAACCCGAGTGGGGAGGCGAAAGAGGGCTTCGGCAACGTGCCCTTCCAGCGAGACGAGTACACGGCCAAGCGGATCGTCGCGTACTTTAACCTAGACATCGAGGAGATTCGCGGGTTCGGCCTGGGAGACGATGCAAGCCGGCTCCTCGTCCTCTTGGCGCTCTACAAGATTCGTAAGCTGCTCGACGGACGGCTTCGGCTCCGGACGGCTTGCGACCTCGAGCCGGTCGCGCCGAACGCGATCACGGCTCAGCGGCCGGGTGGGTTCGAGCTCCCAAGCCTTACGGCGCTAAAGGAGGCTCTTCCCGGCGCCATCAAGGCCTGCGCTCCGCTCTTCGCGGAGAAGAACGGGATCACCACCGTGGAGTTCAAGGCGTGA
- a CDS encoding DEAD/DEAH box helicase, which produces MKSYGTWFEAVSGTPPYAWQATLAQAEAPADRLLRIPTGFGKTAGTALAWLFHRCVRNDDRWPRRLVFCLPMRVLVEQTETTLKAWVKAAGLDVNVVVLIGGREIASWLDDLDKPTILIGTQDMLLSRAMNRGYASARALWPMELGALHSDALWVIDEVQLMDTGLATTTQLAAFRRADAESGRPVHRPTFTWWMSATLQPSWLGTVDFRTHVASLPQTRIAAEERSGGLWEVAKAVEHRSDVTDPAEIAKLALEKHTPRTMTLVIVNTVDRAGKVVAALSPGKKGKKVGPEPEVKLVHSRFRGHERRGWDFLTKAANSAAALPEEGRIIVATQVVEAGVDMSAKLLVTELAPWSSLVQRFGRCARYAGEHGNVIVVGAVPAKEAEARPYDIAALRGSADSLASIGKGTKDVGPRALETYEEALEADRLAALYPYTPEHVLRRKDFDELFDTSPDLSGADLDVGRYIRSGEDRDASVFWRRLEDDPKDLRDTPWPTRDELCPVPAHQLQEFLKKSEAESYTFDFVQSCWKKRPKNQRVVPGTTILLRTSAGGYHATRGWDESAKAPVEPVERARPANTTEARQERMVEASLAGDDDPLAELDGFKTIRLHGHEARAEVDKLARAFALDERLTRALSLAARWHDAGKAHPTFQSAIRETARSATPAFGRRGDLAKAPKGAFAHYARPGFRHELASGLMLFEVLRRRAPDHAALLGPHRDVLELLGTPSEPVVAEDALDTHPLADELAGLSADEIDLVAYLVVSHHGKVRGRWASTPRDIEDGEDRIHGVADGDAIPAVDLPDDTGAGVALPRLTLSLAMAGLGLGPRYGASWTDRVERLLASRGPFSLAFLEAILRVADWRASALPAEVLP; this is translated from the coding sequence ATGAAGAGCTACGGCACTTGGTTCGAGGCGGTCTCCGGAACGCCGCCCTACGCCTGGCAGGCTACGTTGGCCCAGGCCGAGGCTCCAGCCGATCGGCTTCTCCGTATTCCCACTGGCTTTGGCAAGACCGCGGGAACGGCTCTCGCGTGGCTTTTCCATCGATGCGTTCGCAACGATGACCGCTGGCCCCGCCGCCTGGTGTTCTGCCTGCCGATGCGTGTGCTCGTCGAACAGACGGAGACGACGCTCAAGGCTTGGGTGAAGGCCGCAGGCCTCGATGTGAACGTCGTCGTGCTGATCGGCGGGCGCGAGATCGCGAGCTGGCTCGACGACCTCGACAAGCCCACCATTCTCATCGGCACGCAGGACATGCTGCTCTCGCGCGCGATGAACCGAGGGTACGCCTCCGCCCGGGCCCTGTGGCCCATGGAGCTTGGTGCGCTGCACTCCGACGCCCTCTGGGTCATCGACGAGGTCCAGCTCATGGACACTGGGCTCGCCACGACCACGCAGCTCGCGGCATTTCGCCGTGCCGATGCCGAAAGCGGCCGCCCCGTACATCGGCCCACGTTCACCTGGTGGATGAGCGCGACGCTTCAACCAAGCTGGCTCGGAACGGTCGACTTTCGTACCCACGTCGCGAGCTTGCCGCAGACGCGCATCGCGGCGGAAGAGAGGTCGGGGGGGCTCTGGGAGGTCGCAAAGGCTGTCGAACATCGGAGTGACGTCACCGATCCGGCCGAGATCGCGAAGCTTGCCCTCGAGAAGCACACCCCACGCACAATGACGCTCGTGATCGTCAACACGGTCGATCGGGCGGGCAAGGTGGTTGCCGCACTCTCACCCGGCAAAAAGGGGAAGAAGGTCGGGCCGGAGCCCGAGGTCAAGCTCGTACACTCCAGGTTTCGCGGACACGAGCGCCGCGGATGGGACTTTCTGACGAAGGCAGCCAACAGCGCAGCAGCGCTCCCAGAAGAGGGGCGAATCATCGTGGCGACCCAGGTCGTCGAAGCCGGGGTCGACATGTCGGCCAAGCTGCTCGTGACCGAGCTGGCACCGTGGTCATCCCTCGTTCAGCGTTTTGGTAGGTGTGCGCGGTACGCTGGCGAACACGGGAACGTGATCGTCGTCGGGGCGGTGCCCGCGAAGGAGGCGGAAGCGCGCCCGTACGACATCGCCGCGCTCCGAGGCTCGGCGGATTCTCTCGCGTCGATCGGCAAGGGAACAAAGGACGTTGGCCCTCGGGCGCTCGAGACCTACGAAGAAGCGCTCGAGGCCGACAGGCTCGCGGCACTCTACCCGTACACTCCCGAGCATGTCCTCCGCCGGAAAGACTTCGACGAGCTCTTCGATACCTCGCCGGATCTTTCGGGCGCCGATCTCGACGTGGGCCGCTACATTCGCTCCGGTGAGGACCGCGACGCTTCGGTCTTCTGGCGAAGGCTCGAGGACGATCCCAAAGATCTACGAGACACGCCGTGGCCGACGCGCGACGAGCTCTGCCCCGTCCCGGCCCACCAGCTCCAAGAGTTTCTGAAGAAGTCGGAAGCGGAGTCCTACACCTTCGACTTCGTCCAAAGTTGCTGGAAGAAGCGGCCAAAGAACCAGCGTGTCGTGCCCGGGACGACGATCCTCCTGCGAACGAGCGCCGGCGGATACCACGCGACCCGCGGCTGGGACGAAAGCGCCAAGGCGCCGGTCGAGCCGGTGGAACGCGCGCGACCCGCGAACACGACGGAGGCGCGCCAAGAGCGGATGGTCGAGGCGAGCCTCGCTGGGGACGACGACCCCCTCGCCGAGCTCGATGGTTTCAAGACGATTCGCCTTCACGGCCACGAGGCGCGGGCCGAAGTCGACAAGCTCGCGCGCGCCTTTGCCCTCGACGAGCGGCTTACGAGAGCGCTCTCGCTAGCGGCGCGTTGGCACGACGCCGGGAAGGCCCACCCGACGTTTCAGAGCGCCATTCGCGAGACGGCGCGAAGCGCGACGCCGGCCTTCGGCAGGCGAGGCGACCTCGCCAAAGCGCCGAAGGGAGCGTTCGCGCACTACGCGAGGCCCGGGTTCAGGCATGAGCTCGCGAGCGGCCTCATGCTCTTCGAGGTACTTCGGCGGAGAGCGCCCGACCACGCCGCCCTTCTCGGCCCCCACCGGGACGTGCTCGAGTTGCTAGGTACGCCGAGCGAGCCGGTTGTGGCCGAGGACGCGCTCGACACGCATCCGCTCGCAGACGAGCTCGCCGGGCTTAGCGCTGACGAGATCGACCTCGTCGCCTACCTTGTGGTGTCGCACCACGGCAAGGTGCGCGGACGATGGGCGAGCACACCTCGCGACATCGAGGACGGGGAGGATCGCATTCATGGCGTGGCGGACGGAGACGCCATCCCTGCCGTAGATCTCCCGGATGACACCGGCGCTGGCGTCGCGCTGCCGCGCCTAACCCTTTCGCTCGCAATGGCCGGTCTCGGCCTCGGCCCGAGGTACGGGGCGTCGTGGACGGACAGGGTCGAACGGTTGCTCGCGTCCCGAGGCCCATTCTCCCTCGCGTTCTTGGAGGCCATCTTGCGCGTCGCCGACTGGCGCGCGTCGGCCCTGCCAGCAGAGGTGCTCCCATGA